The Culex pipiens pallens isolate TS chromosome 2, TS_CPP_V2, whole genome shotgun sequence DNA window GATTTTAATCTGCAGatgaatttgttattgaatttttagaGTAGGAAAGAACGAGGATGTAGTGAATGAGTGTGGCAGAGAAGAGAGAGTGAGAATAGAGAGAGTGTATGTAGTGTAATGAGAGAGCAGGCAAGCCGAGAGAGAAGTTGAGAATGTGTGCGTGAGCAAACGAGAAATAAACCAGTCGTGTGTTTTGCTTTGGCATGAAAAGACGTGTCTTATTATTTGGTTCGAAATATTCGGAATTCGCGGAATAAATCGGGGGAAAGTCACGACACAAATCAACGttgaatttcagttcaatttgCTGATATTTACTCCGCGGCAGTTTGGTGGCTATAATCTCCTGACAGTTGCAGCGATAGAGAAActtgattttatctcgcaataagcaatatttatttaaatttccagATTGAACTGAAACCAATTTTGTTTGTCTGTGACGGCAGTTATTTCAAACCGTAAAATCTCACACAAAGATGGCACTCGTTCGCAACGGGCTAACTCCATGCCCGTGTTCTTCTCTCTCGAGTCGCCGGGGCTGGCACCCCtgccaaaaatcaaaacaagacCGAGAACTGTCAAAGGAACAAAATTTCCGCGAAGAGGCAAAAGTGAGCCGGAAAGTGGTTCGTGTGCGGCGACGAGGACGGTGCTGCGGGAAAACGTCCTTCAACCAGCAATCGACagaaataattacatttgggaGCAGGAGGTTTTCACCGCCCGTGAGCGTAAAGCGTGAAAAGTGTTGGAAGGGTTTAGTTTGCTGGAATTTTACGCACAGTCGAATTCGCCGGAAGATTATCATTTGCCGGAAGGAGGGGACACCAGCTGAACGAAGCAAGTGATGGGAGAAATTCGCGACTGGCGTCCGTTCGTGTACGGCGGGGTGGCCTCCATCACGGCGGAATTCGGTGAGGATTCCAGAACGAGTGTTGTTTACATTGAGGCCTCTTGCGAGCTTATGCAATCAGCGATAGTAATCTTGCGTGTTTTGCGCTTCCCGTGTTTTGCAGGAACCTTTCCCATCGACACAACAAAGACGCGCCTGCAAATTCAAGGTCAGAAAATTGATCAATCTTTTGCGGAGCTCCGGTACCGCGGCATGACGGACGCGTTCATAAAAATCTCCAAACAGGAAGGCATCAACGCGCTCTACTCGGGTATTTGGCCGGCGGTTCTGCGGCAGGCCACGTACGGCACGATCAAGTTTGGGACGTACTACACGCTGAAGAAGGTCGCCaccgagcggggctggttgctGGACAAGGCGGGGAACGAGAACCTGTGGTGCAATGCCGGGTGTGCGACGGTGGCCGGGGCCGTTTCGAGTGCCATCGCGAATCCGACTGACGTGCTGAAGGTGCGCATGCAGGTCAGCGGGAAGGGCACGAACAACGCCGGGTTGGTGCGGTGCTTCAAGGAGATTTACGTGCACGAGGGCGTGCGGGGACTGTGGCGCGGGGTGGGACCGACGGCGCAACGGGCAGCGGTGATAGCGGCCGTTGAACTACCGGTGTACGATTTTTGCAAGCTGCACTTGATGGAGACGTTCGGCGATCAGGTGGCGAATCATTTCATGTGAGTGAGATGTCGCGAGGATTAGTTGCGAGTTATCACTTTAATCCGGACTTATTCTTCTGTTACGGTTTTAGATCCAGCTTTATTGCCAGCCTGGGAAGTGCAGTCGCGTCAACGCCGATCGATGTTATCAGGGTgagtatttttaaaggtttagaTTCATTAAAATCGGTTCAAATTGTGCATGTTTCTATCGGTTTTCTCATTTTGGTATAAATTCATTCCGTCTgtagtttattttagttttttttttctattttattctttaaaattctgaatGGTTCGAAgaattgaattatttgaaaatgttgtttgatatttttaaattaaatgtaatttAATCACAGACGAACAGACGTGAACAATAGgacatttcaacaaaaaatcatgaatcaGTATTCACTAGAGCCACCTTGTTGTGAAAACGAGAACGGAAAGAAAAATAGTGTGGCGAAATCAATATGAACCGttggcaacatggggcaaaacgGACCTTTGGCGTCATTTGCCATTGTTTAAAAGTGTCAACAAGAGATATCTCGTGATTATTTTACACAAAGTAAGTTAAATTTCAACTGTGGAAGATAGAAGATACtaattagggaccatccataaaccacgtggacatttttttggaaatctcaaccgcATTCCCCTCCCCTCTCCTCCTCCCTCGTGGATAATTGTCCATAAAAATAAGGTTTGTATAGAGCGTAAACAAtcgccaaatttaaaattagattaaaacaatttcaaaataataaataggcaatttagaatttctgaaacaaacatttaaaactatgtaaattcaaaattttaaaatgtctcaaattccataatttcaaaaatgtagaatttcaaggtttctggaacctatatttcaaaaatacaagaCTTGACAAtgcacatttatttttttaaattaatttcaataatataaaaatcaaaatttaaaaaaccttaaatcctaaaatttgagaattcggaaattgaaaaattaattttttttaaattaacaaccaaaaatatttgtagattttaaaattattaaattcataaattaaaatataaattttaaaatatctcaaattaaaaaaaatattttttatgttttgaaatttttgaaaattaaaaaaaatccacatttttatttcgaaaaattcagaaatgtcTAAACTGCTGAGTTatctattttttgaatattccagaattttgaaaatgtatgtttcaaagcaaacaaaaaatttaaattccggaatttaaaaaaaacacatgacTTTAAtacacattaattttttttgaagtaatttcaataatataaaaatctaaattccaaaaatccaaaatacactattttaaatatttaaagattttataatttaaattcataaatttaaaaataatttttcaaaagtctcaatttaaaaaaaaatatgttaagtatttgaaaactttaaattttcgaaaattaaaaaattccgcattactatttcaaataattcagaaatatcaaaattacaaaCGCtgagaaaactgttttttatattctagaattttgaaaatgtatgtttaaaaaaattaaattccagaatttaaaaaacacaAGACTTGGCAATACacatttattattaaaaataatataatatgaaaatttaaatgcaaaaaaatcgaaaattatgaaattttaaaatttagaaatcgaaaaatttagaaataaaaagaaatgtttcaaaatacattgtgtaaaatatttaaagatgtTATAATTATtgaattcataaattaaaatataaattttcaaaagtctcaaattaaaaaaaaatatgtttgaggatttgaaaatataattttttttgaaagataaaaaaatccacatttttaagtcaaataattcAGAaagatcaaaattcaaaaatataaaaactgagaaaacttttttttaattctagaattttgaaaatgtatgttttaaagcgctcaaaaaaataaaagtttgggAATTAAGAAACTCAAAAATACTCATATtcagaatttaaatatttaaaattttaaaaagtcaataatttagaaactttttaattcaaatatttgcatttttgaattaaaaaataatcttgaaaaaaaaaaaattcagaattcaaaattctagaattacaaaattttagaacaaacgaaacgggtcacgaaaagaaagtGTGAAAATTTTCTTGACCACTTTCCTTCCGAGCTCCGTACTTAGCTTATAGAATTTAAAGCATCTTAATTtgaacttagaaaaaaaaagttctgaagAAACTTTAAACAGAAGGacatttctagcaaaacattgtaaaagagCCGaagtcgaagtgtaaacaaagagtctatcctgctcgttcctaaggtaaatatcaactgacgtgagcaggatggactctttgtttacacttgggCATCggcccttttacattgttttgcttgattttgaaaaaaataatgagttcGTCGTCTTGGCTTTTTGATGtatctttaaaaatgttttgaaagttatctaatacagtccagactcgattatctaaagtttttgccttcctcaccttactgaggaaaggctataaaatcactcgaaaaacgaacttcttaaataggccttctagacccaccttcacgtatacatatcgactcagaatcaaattctgagcaaatgtctgtgcgtgtggatggacgtagaattttttttctcactcacttttctcggaactggttcaaccgattttgtccggatctgtgtCGTTAGATCCGTCTTCAGGTCCCCtgagtattttttgaatatcattaagtttagttaagtacttcaaaagttatgctaaaaaaacgattttagttaaagttcagaagattgtaaaaagggtggtttttgtaagaaaactggtcatgctatatattttcagaaaggtatttaaaagacctttaaaatgagcctaaaacatcaaagatcagataaccctatcaaaagttattagcacttaagtgttatttatgcacttttcggAGGCCGGATCCCAGATATTTCTATCATAACGGTGTCCGGGTCTGGCATGTGACCCAtcattagttagataattgaaaaaccttccaaatgagcctacaacattaaagatctgatgaccagttcaaaagttataagcacttaaatgCTATTTATACACTtgttggaggccggatctcagatattacgATGAAAAAAGTGTCCGGGTCATTCATGTGATCCATCATTAGTTAGATAACTGAAaggcctttcaaatgagcctacaacatcaaagatctgattaccctatcaaaagttatgagcacttaagtgttatttctaCGTTTTTTGGAAGCCAAATCTCagataatttgatgaaaataattttcggatgcacaatgcgacccatcgttggatgagAAATCGAAAGACCTCTTTGCAAAGAAACAAAGACTAAGTAGATACATATTTTctcatttattttcattttttataaataatgacTTTCTCCACTCGTGGTCAAATGAAACTTCCTCCTGCTGCCTCAAATCCATCATCGTTTAAGGTCTCGCGTATTGCGTAGTCTGGAAGACAACGTTGTATCTACCGCGACAGGATCTTCGATTGCCGATCTGCAACGGATCGTCCCGGGATAGGAAATTGTTCCGTCGGTCGTATTGGAAAGTCGATCAGGAACGGACCAGACCGACGATGACGCTGCCGCCGCCATCACTCTTGTTTAGTTTGACCAAAGACACTACAAAGAAACTGgttagaaattattaaaataactgtaacaaaaattaccttTTAGCCTTTTTTCACACAAAACTTGATCGTCCacttgaaatttgataaaattaaaaaaatatacatattttGTTTGGAATTGCTTTTAACAGATGACATTGTGAAGAATGCAAAACAGGAGATGGATTCTGCATTTTTGCACGAACACTCACATTGAGAAttgatcaaacgtcaaaattacctcTTACTACACACTGACCAAAAATCAAGAGTTCGTTTTCCCacattttcaagcaaattttagAGTTCAAGTCGAGCATTTTAGCTCGAGCCTCGATTCGATTTGGCTCGCGTACAAGCCTTAATCGACTCGATGCTagagccaaaattctcattaGGTTAATGTTCAAGTATTAAACCAAAAaaggttgaactgaaaaaatcgtatgtaaAAGTGATATAACAAATTCAGTGAATCGTAATTCTTGATAAGGgtgattttattgcaaaaaataaaagaatttgtcaagacaacatttacgatagatcaactatggtccccttggaacgaggtttaaagaaaaatactttATGTCAAAATCGGCCGtggaatcaatttttcaaaattgatttaaaaatctaatttaaacctattgtgaaaaaacaaaatcaaaaaaaaatattatcgttGTAAACAAGAATATTACTAATTTTAGTTCAATTTTAGGATTCAAATTAGATCCTATGTTTTGTTACATGAATAATTGTGGTGAGGGAGAAGGGATGTCCAATGTGTTAAAACAAATGACATCCTTTTCCCTctccaatagagttatctacgtgtgcAGGTAAGGCCTCGTGGCGCGTTGGttggcggcttcggctgccgatccctatgttgctatggggcgcgggttcgattcccgctttatcctcctggccttctgtCGGATGGGgtagtaaaacgtcggtccatttgcgtaaaagaggttttgggtgactcaccacacataacgcctagaaatgagcagaaacttgcaacagagaccacaaaaagacccggggttcgttaaagtggattgctttgcttttttacgtgcgcatgtattgcgtatacgtacatgaaaaagattgaggttaaattttgtaccggccagcaaaacaaatggtgtgctaggaCCCTATTGTAAAccataaatgtgaggaaggcaccaaccacctataggtggattaagtaacgttttttttttaaatttggataatcgaataataaaagaaaaattgtGACCTTACTCcagcaagtgtagtagtgaaaaagatgttccgtcgaataatcaaaatgatgattttttttagatttctttttCTGATCTTTCGTGcgtgagagaggagagccatgttccactccgatttttttttgtgatgattTTTCCATCGCTGGGCAACCACgcttaaggagctattacactactgcaaacaaacaaactcgcactttttcgtgtttgacagtttgccaaacaaggcaaaatgtatgcaggctgacgtttgtacaaacaaattcaGGCAAAAACAAAGCTGGCAatctggcaaactgtcaaaaaatgcgagtttgtttgtttgtttgccgtagtgtaatggctcctttaCAACTACACCACCGATCCCGATTTGAAAGAGATTTACTAACAGCTCACGTCTGTTCGTCTatggtaaaatattttaaatttataaatatcaaaatataagTCTAATAccttttttcaggaaaaaaccATTTCTTCATTTAGGacttcatagattttttttaaatcctcttaagccgttgcaaatatttttccaggtttatgtcgccccccctcccccccccccccccttcaaaattggtctgaaaaatcagagggcaaaaaaatatttttccaaaaaacttcaaaatttccatgaaaatagaagtctaatcaactgaaaacaatctaaaatgcatttttctgcattgataatcatatttagcatgtttgggcttgtttaaaaatgttttgaatttttatgaaattccaatgtacagcaccgcaaaaaaattatttttcgcaaaaaataaaattttcgtcaatacttagatatttttggctcgtaatttaaatttttatacttttttattgttttgtcccccccccccccctcgactctcgtcagagtcgagggacataaacttcaaacaatatttgcaacggtcttactaaaaaaaaaaaaaaaaaaacgataaaaacattgttttccaGACCCGTCTGATGAATCAACGCCGCGTGCACCAGCTGCAGCTGCACAATCCGGGTGGCGGTGGTGGAGTTGGCACGGCCACGGTTCCTCCACCATCTACATCGGTAACGCCACCACCATCCAGCGTGGGGAGCGGTCACCACCACAAGTTCTACACCGGCTCGCTCGACTGTGCCATCCAAACCGTCCGGAACGAGGGCTTCCGGGCGCTGTACAAGGGCTTCGTGCCGACCTGGGTCCGGATGGGTCCCTGGAACATAATCTTCTTCATCACGTACGAGCAGCTGAAGCAGATGTactagagagaaagagagatggACGGAATGAGTGAAAGTGTGCGCGCGAGTGAGATGGGACGAATGTCGTTGTTGTAAGTAGCAAAATGAATCTTTGGAAAGTGCGTCGAAAGAGGGTCACTTTCACCCAATATTACGTTACATATGATTGCAACAAGCATTGAAACAAACAGGTCGCATTAGGTTTTGCCTTTTTTATCAGTTAAGAACCTAGAATTTAATCCTGATCTTGGGGCTTAGAGTCGCTGTATTTGTCGGTaccaaagttatttttttctatctctTTTTGCAAATAAAAGAAGCGCATTTCTTTATCGAACTCATTTCCATAATAAGCTCTGGAGGCATTTAACAAAAAGTGCATTAAAAACACGATTCAAAATCATCACCCCCTAAAAAAACTAGAAGTAAAACTTCCGCTAGAAACCGGTAAAGATCTcctattcaaaattgaaaaaaaaaatgttttcgctgCGAATTATTGGTACGTTTAATCTTTACTGAGTAAGACGAAAATTATTGTTAACCAAAACATTATGGCTAGAGATATTTATGAAAcaccacacacaaaaaaaactaacaatagTAGGAAAAACAAGGAAACAAAACCTACATACCGAGTAAATTATCCGCCGTACGAAACTCTTGTATAAGTAGTAGatgttatttcaaatttatattttgaacgaaaaataaacCAAGTTGTAAAAGCACATTGTTTTGTTACTAGAAttagttttgaaagaaaatccaaaataaaacactttttttcaagcATACTTGGGCACGCTCTAAAAAGAACCATAAAGCATATTCCTGAAACCtcaaaaaacgtttttaaaactctgaaaatttcaactaCAAAAATCTGAGATTCcaaaaattcttataatttttaaactgttataaaatttaaaaaaaatcatcaaatccagcaatttcaaaaaatttaaatttcttaaaataataaaattttaaaaaaatccgggaatCCATAAATATCTCGAATttctaaaatctctaaaaatactaaaactcttaaaattctaaagaaAACATCCTAAAAATTATAGATAAATTGAATttcctaaaattctcaaaattcctaacatattttaaaattacagcaatcaaaaaatttcaggaatttctaaaattctcaaaatacacTAATTTCTCacattcctgaaatttaaaaaatataaaaaatccagaatttttttccctaaaagagcaattagctagcaaaatctaaacttagaaacatgtaccctccctgtaaaggcttttGAAttaatctcagttgaaaggttctctctgaattgcaaatgtaacatcctggagcagaactattaaattctaataaacactaattgaattgaaaatttaaacattcagaaacatcaaaaaattttaaaaattcataaatccaTGGAATTCTTAGATTACAAACGTTCCTAAAATTTATACATTTCTCTactattgaaattgaaaaaaataaaaaaaacctaataaaccaaaaaaatagaaattttaagatttcagaAACCCCTAAAATTCCCACATTCCAGGAACgtattatttgtgaaatttgttgaattccaaaacaatcatcaaaatcaatttttttttatttttggaatccctaGAATTACTAAAATTCCTGGAATCTCTCAAATAGTAAAAACTCTTAAAAGTTCTAACATtccaaaatctttgaaaattctaaaatttagaaaagtcATTGAATTAATGAATTCACTACCATTTTTATaactattattattaaaaatagaaatttctgaagttctaaaataacagaaataccTAAAATTTCTGAGATTCCCGATTTTGtttaattctaaatttctaaaatcattggGGTCGTTACCCTGATGCTCCGcgaatttttttcgatttacggTGAAAGTGCGTTGTATTAATCGCGAGTTCTTCCCCGCACGATGGGCAGGAACACCCGCGGCCGTGGCAGCTCGAGTTCACCTCGAGGACGTGGCCGGGCCAGTTCCTGCAGCAGCATCGGAAAGACCTCCTCGTCTGGCTCCAAACGGTCAACAAACCTGCTGAAGCTGCCATCCAACTACGTACCTGCGCGTAGCCCCATACGTACGCGTGGACTAGCGGCACTTGCCAACCCGGAACCAGTGGATTATCCACCAACAAGCCGGGAACATCCTCGACGGCGGTTCCAACCTCAAACGGTTTCGCTGCGTTGTCTGATGACAACAAaggagacgacgacgacgacgtcagtGGTGGCGATGGTGTTACTACTACACCGTCGCAGGCTAAGGGCACCTCCACCGCGGGGGAGCAAGagtcaaaaaaatcgaacaaaaaaatgcCACCGATTACAGTGCCTGGTCGCCCAGCTGTTGAAATCGAGGGAGCATTGGCGGATGCCGACTGTCAATACCTGATGCCAAGCCTGATGCGTATTAACAAGTCGTCCGTAAACATCATCACACGAGATCGCCCGCGTTTCGAGAAAGTTCTGAAAACGCTGAAACATGCAAACATTCAGTACTACACGCATGATTCGCCGGAAAACCTTCCGGTAAAGGTAGTGGTGACTGGGTTCTCCATCCTAGTGCCACCCAAGGAATTTGTGGATGTAATTctcgcgaaaaaaatatttatccgcGAGAAGCTAAAGTACTCTCGCATAAGGTAACCGAGGTCGGAGACCAGATTCTCTGGCTGCTGTACTTCGAACGCGGTTCCGTTAAGATCCAGGACCTGCGCAAAGTTAAATCGCTGGAAGGATTCATGGTGAGCTGGAGATACTTCAGTAAACGGCCTTCCGATGCTGCCCAATGTCACCGATGCCAACGTTTTGGACACGGTTCCCGGAACTGCACTTTGGCGCCGAAGTGTGTCAAGTGCAGTGCAGCCCACCTCACGGCTGCATGCACGCTGCCCAAGAAAGCATCTCTGGGAAAGGACAACCAAGCCGAGCAGAACAAGCGGAACGTGAAGTGTGCTAACTGTGACGGTAACCACACTGCCAATTACCGCGGGTGCACCGCTAGGAAGACCTACCTCGAGGCGCTGGAGAAGAGGAAAAAGCCAGCACCACATTCCTCAAGGACTTCGACAGGTCAGCCCTCGACCGAACCCCGTCAACCCCGTCCTCCTGGATTCGGGCGTACTTACGCCAGCGTGGCAGCTACCGCAAACGGTCCAACCCCGGACAGCAACAGTGATGGTGATTTAttcgaaacgaagttgactttatagctgtcggccaccattgctagtaccaaccactagtgtcttccttttatctacaaggacttcgccgccctgagctcctaagtgtatgaaagtatggcacggagcgacggcgccgaatacccatatttacacaaagaattttagagcgcccgccgcgggattcgaaccggcgacctctggattgtgagtccagtgcgcggtccgattgatccacacgggcgggacatttATTTACCCTCACTGAATTCCTCTCCCTTGCGAGGGACATGTTTACGCGACTCAACACTTGCCGAAACAAACTGGAGCAGTTCTTAGCGCTGCAAGAGCTGATGGGGAAGTACCTATGCCCTGCATAGGTGCAAGCTCACACACTGTGGAACAGTCTTCGCCTTCAGTaaagaactgattttttttttctgtgatataTATTTAAGCTTTCCTATCCTCCTTCTCTTCCATAGTTACAGTAGCAgttattttagaaagttttttctgCTCTCGCTTAACCGACtgaaactgaatttatttcatccaattgattatatttgaatttatttgtaattGTAAGAATCTCCAAAACTCTGCATTCTGTTATTAGTTAAGCAAATTGTATTCTGATTAGtacaaataaacatgaattgaattgaattgaataaatttctaaaatctcggaagtttttttttattattattattattattattactttATTGAATTCAATCAAATCTTTACATTCGGCTTACACTACCCTAATGAACTTTTGTTCTTCTAAAGGGGAGTGAGATAATGcgattcaaaactttaaaattactttAACGGGGTAGAAAGTTGTTAAAATCACTGCGAATTTTCAGTACCATTTCTTGCTTGAGTTTAGTCAGCGTTGTTGCTTCCTTGATACTTCCAGGTAATCTGTTGAAGACGTTCGGGCCACAAATCGGGAATCTTTTTCGACCTAATTCCGTCCGGAACCGCTGCCGTTGGATTTGGTTCGACGATCTGTTGTCATGTTGGTGTTGAGCTGTGCTGAAATGCCAATTGTGATGCAAATTTTGGTTGTTCAGGATCTTATACATTAAGACTGCAATTCTCTGTGTGTACATTCCTAGGATTGGCAGGATGTTGTTCTTTAAGCGATACAGCTCGTGCGTTGGGTGTAGGTAGGGTAGCTTGTAGATTGCCTTCAGACATCGATTTTGTTGAACTTGAATTTCCTTGATGACCGTTTTGTGTGCACTCCCCCAAGCGGCTATTCCATACAGGTAACGACTTTGGATAAAAGCGTAGTAGATCTTGAGCAGGACGTTTTGAGGAACAGTCTTGCACAATTTTCTTAGTACACCGCAGAGTGATGCACAGTTAGCCACAATTTCACGCACGTGTGCGTCCCAGGAGAGGCGGTTGTCCAGATGCACCCCAAGGTACTTGAAGGTTGAAACTTCTTCGATAATTTGCTCACCAACTTGCAGTTCTGGATGCGCAGGGAGTTTCTTAAGCCGGAACATCATCATTTTGgatttcccaaaattcaaagcgagAAGATTGTTTTCCAGATAGTTCAGAATCAGCTTCATGTCGTCCTTCATGTGCTGAATTACTTGAGTGGGAGTAAGTTccacaaattattaaattaaaatcagagatttctataattctaaaataacaaaaaagttaaaaaattaaaattcttcaatttctaaatttcccataatttctaaaatctctGGAATTGCTTAAACTCTTATAATTCCAAACTTTCAAATATAATCCACAAATTTCAGAATTCCCTAAAATTCCTGATTTCGAGAAAACACCTAAAAATCTGAATAcatatttataattttccaaTTAATCCTAAAATTCTATGAGTGGCTaagaaaataacatttttaaattaattaaattaagggattataaaatcattgaattataaaaaataagaaaatatgaaatcttgaaaattgatatttattgATATTTGGAATTTGAAGAGTTAcaggaatttcagattttttttttagtaattataggaaatctgaaatttctgaagttttagaattttagatatttatgttttattttattttaattttttttaaatattatgattcatgaaatttcaagaaatttgaaaaaatagacaTTACTggaaatttcgaatttttaacagTTCAAAGAATTTTAgtggtttgagttttttttttagattttttggaacttcaaaaattgaaggaatCTATGGAATTCCtggatttttggtaattttagaattaagaAATTTCTGTTTCGCCTTCTTCActgagaaaaggctataaaatcactcgaaaa harbors:
- the LOC120415861 gene encoding mitochondrial uncoupling protein Bmcp, producing the protein MGEIRDWRPFVYGGVASITAEFGTFPIDTTKTRLQIQGQKIDQSFAELRYRGMTDAFIKISKQEGINALYSGIWPAVLRQATYGTIKFGTYYTLKKVATERGWLLDKAGNENLWCNAGCATVAGAVSSAIANPTDVLKVRMQVSGKGTNNAGLVRCFKEIYVHEGVRGLWRGVGPTAQRAAVIAAVELPVYDFCKLHLMETFGDQVANHFISSFIASLGSAVASTPIDVIRTRLMNQRRVHQLQLHNPGGGGGVGTATVPPPSTSVTPPPSSVGSGHHHKFYTGSLDCAIQTVRNEGFRALYKGFVPTWVRMGPWNIIFFITYEQLKQMY